In Triticum urartu cultivar G1812 chromosome 6, Tu2.1, whole genome shotgun sequence, the following proteins share a genomic window:
- the LOC125517662 gene encoding methyl-CpG-binding domain-containing protein 9-like isoform X2 — MDRPPHLDIDLNEAPSPPPSPPAAVPQSPPRGFAAPIFAPPPPLLLPPPPPPQPQPPANAQAQLLLAHQAREIALAYHRGESWRLAAATAIAAVTAGSSMEVPPPAQHPGVAGWGNPPPPCASCGLPELPGATIICDACERGFHESCVHVWGPLMRQPPPPPLPTPPGVRRPPVAVNEDWMCPACEIGGAHSKRWKLRAVPLDINAAPREDPVAITVGDITRVSVADGAHLTELATPRFEGLQLNNTTPFDGNHFMPAFGLPHCFSIRQQFPPVDQNFIADGNIEQRSNHTRRRRRDFPQTSALPKFSEKHEFVSSSILMEPSFFMKATAPSPTEERNPLKPPKFLAENCNRQPHHRSVGLPVQYQDFFITSLGEIDKQASYHNCHQIWPVGFTSYWHDRVTGSLFECEVCDGGSFGPLFKVRRLPCSAFPLPEASTILSQNGARKADTIETKESSSFIGDAANDMDDDLYMIRDVPSETNQDFLSCLTNDTEDKMTSLGCNDVQSSNMVSQILPSNSENVPPSKEANINDQIGEFTFEGTSSSSVWRMISCAMVEACEKMYKEHGHLVFSCTHSSGNHLLNKGSGCQNFDGPYAPLTRFCSSNGPSIPRIIEKKNDVESTYTLLKKWLYHDRIGLDLEFVQEIVESLPRSRSCINYQFLCNRAEFHSSMTVASGLLISVHKDGQSNGDMSYDRHGAVTGLHDHVQPSSSSIRELPPGRPISHKLPPESAGDVFQIWEFLGRFAEIIGLKEVPSYEQLEDELVDPWPVCGNQKETLLKGIQQCRDYSSPMNSPANVSISHSNSESGLSNNEEIVSVFIPVETSSMKEAGQDKLAAQTLGRCTGVVLPGVHLALFKVLFGELLSKVAVFVDPNIDPKESKPRRGRKKDTESLISTKEFNFDMLTANKLTWPELARRYMLAISSINGCMDVSDISSREGVKLFRCLQGDGGILCGAVPGVAGMEKDALLLLEAENLICSSLSSEGNKVFMMDYKYTGMIDSAEVPIADNRTLPDWAEPLEPVRKLPTNVGTRIRKCVYEALDRKPPEWARKTLEHSISKEVYKGNASGPTKKAVLSVLSEACRVIVPQKPENPRNERKTISISEVILKKCRIALRHAISSDESKLFGNLLGTTLMNSNENEDEGILGFSGMVPRPLDFRTIDTRLAMGAYCGSWETFFEDVQEVIRNLHTAFADRADVVEMVAELSQSLESLYKTEVLDLVQKFDCHLSNENTDSEIHEELHEILTAATKLPKAPWEEGVCKVCGIDRDDESVLLCDECDSEYHTYCLNPPLARIPQGDWFCPSCILKPKKKSRLDQGAQDSKRQRKGAESHVHDKPSCMSGQKKSHPDQGVQDLKRQRKGAFHDILIKLTAAMEQKEYWELSTQERINMLKFLCDEMLNTVLVREHIEKCPDKLNDLQQKFRALNFELKDLKYKEEMRTSYARQSRWSKTEQHVSNCSGLAENQQNEVAIASDHLEESEQGNTGVNLNQPAEGTPPGQLNVGKPCKSDNGMSMVEENKSLELSEQPSGTGSDRIEGNIMNERSRDNFNLVDTPIAEREPVATPLSTPGGELPDENASASQDNLKMSTTRSLEQAADNGEMDTLSDEISKVQESIGTVESQLNMSSLRRDCLGKDSLGRLYWVLGRSGKRPLLVADGSMLICKERDINMVNSYPPSTSDCKGWNSASVVIYESDDEIRSLVDWLREYDPREKELKDAIQQWQRHLYHLGNFVLSDPPISKGSNSEQQLMDLPSTKAGAILEKTCRCDCLEPIWPAQHHCVACHETYSTSTEYEEHAGKCNGDVKEKDSVDPSSTAESRKLKSCPYDFEEICRKFTTNDSNKEIVKDIGLIGSNGVPSFVPSPASYLEPPVILNKNKKDDIPNDWVSSLEECQAMSAQKLGQEGSNSGQNCPGSTGDENVSKSKKPASDSTSCEEASSATDKPTRLLAVNGGLVPESSLRPVRGRNSHILKQQKINLLDIDAALPEEALRASKSQQIRRRSWRAFVKHAESISEMVLATSVLESMIKSEFLKNDWWYWSSFTVAMKTSTVSSLALRIYTLDDCIMYTKEPNTMVADSTKVVNKGGKRRKEPEPSAS; from the exons ATGGATCGCCCGCCACATCTCGACATCGACCTCAACGAggcgccctcgccgccgccctcgccgccggcGGCGGTTCCTCAGTCGCCGCCGCGCGGGTTCGCTGCCCCCATTTTTGCTCCTCCGCCtccgctgctgctgccgccgccgccaccaccccaGCCCCAGCCTCCCGCCAACGCGCAGGCCCAGCTGCTGCTCGCGCACCAGGCCCGCGAGATAGCGCTGGCGTACCACCGTGGGGAGTCGTGGAGGCTGGCTGCTGCTACGGCCATTGCGGCCGTGACCGCTGGTTCGTCGATGGAGGTGCCGCCTCCAGCGCAGCACCCGGGAGTAGCGGGGTGGGGGAACCCGCCGCCCCCGTGCGCGTCCTGCGGCCTCCCCGAGCTGCCGGGGGCCACCATTATCTGTGACGCCTGCGAACGTGGGTTCCACGAATCCTGCGTCCACGTCTGGGGGCCGCTTATGCGCCAGCCTCCGCCACCACCGCTGCCCACCCCCCCTGGCGTGCGGCGGCCTCCGGTAGCCGTGAACGAGGACTGGATGTGCCCGGCGTGTGAGATAGGTGGTGCCCACTCTAAGCGCTGGAAGCTTCGAGCAGTGCCGCTCGACATCAATGCTGCCCCACGGGAGGATCCTGTTGCCATCACCGTCGGAGACATCACCAG AGTAAGTGTTGCTGATGGAGCTCACTTGACCGAATTGGCTACTCCACGTTTCGAGGGGCTGCAATTGAATAATACAACTCCTTTTG ATGGGAATCACTTTATGCCAGCATTTGGTCTTCCTCATTGTTTTAGCATAAGACAACAATTTCCTCCTGTGGATCAAAATTTCATTGCTGATGGAAACATAGAACAGAGGTCCAATCATACACGCCGCAGGAGAAGAGATTTTCCACAAACATCAGCATTGCCCAAGTTTTCTGAGAAGCACGAGTTTGTAAGTTCCAGCATTTTGATGGAGCCATCATTTTTTATGAAAGCAACAGCCCCGAGTCCTACAGAAGAAAGAAATCCACTAAAGCCTCCAAAATTTCTTGCGGAAAATTGCAACCGTCAACCACATCATCGCAGT GTTGGCCTACCTGTTCAATATCAAGATTTCTTTATAACTAGCTTGGGAGAAATTGATAAACAGGCAAGCTACCACAATTGCCACCAGATATGGCCAGTGGGTTTTACGTCTTACTGGCATGATAGAGTTACTGGTTCACTGTTTGAGTGTGAGGTGTGTGATGGAGGGAGTTTTGGGCCTTTGTTTAAGGTCAGAAGGTTACCATGCTCAGCGTTCCCCCTTCCAGAAGCCTCGACCATTCTCTCTCAGAATGGTGCAAGAAAGGCTGATACAATTGAAACAAAGGAAAGTAGCAGTTTTATTGGAGATGCTGCTAATGATATGGATGATGATCTTTATATGATCCGGGATGTTCCCTCTGAGACCAATCAAGATTTCTTATCATGTCTTACCAATGATacagaggataaaatgacttctttgGGTTGCAATGATGTACAGAGTTCAAATATGGTGTCACAAATACTACCTTCAAATTCAGAGAATGTTCCACCAAGTAAGGAAGCCAATATTAATGACCAAATTGGTGAGTTTACATTTGAGGGAACATCATCCTCTTCAGTATGGAGGATGATTTCTTGTGCTATGGTGGAAGCTTGTGAAAAAATGTACAAGGAACATGGGCATTTGGTCTTCTCATGCACACACAGTAGTGGAAATCATTTGTTAAACAAGGGGAGTGGATGTCAGAACTTTGATGGTCCTTACGCTCCCTTAACTAGATTTTGCTCATCCAATGGCCCCAGTATACCACGAATTATAGAAAAGAAGAATGATGTGGAATCTACTTATACATTACTGAAGAAGTGGTTATACCATGATAGAATTGGGCTTGATTTGGAATTTGTTCAAGAAATTGTGGAGTCTCTTCCTAGATCCAGGTCTTGCATAAACTACCAGTTCTTGTGCAATAGGGCTGAATTTCACTCTTCTATGACAGTTGCAAGTGGTTTACTTATATCTGTGCATAAAGATGGCCAAAGTAATGGAGATATGTCATATGATAGACATGGTGCGGTGACTGGGCTACATGATCATGTTCAGCCCAGCAGTTCTAGCATCcgtgagctacctccgggacgtCCTATTAGCCATAAGCTTCCACCAGAATCGGCGGGAGATGTTTTCCAG ATATGGGAGTTCTTGGGGCGTTTTGCTGAAATCATTGGTCTCAAAGAAGTGCCTTCATATGAACAATTGGAAGATGAACTTGTTGACCCATGGCCAGTTTGTGGAAATCAGAAAGAAACATTGTTGAAGGGCATTCAACAATGTAGGGATTACTCTTCACCGATGAATTCCCCTGCTAATGTTTCTATATCACATTCAAATAGTGAATCTGGTCTATCCAATAATGAAGAGATTGTGTCTGTGTTTATTCCTGTGGAAACTTCTTCTATGAAGGAAGCTGGTCAAGATAAATTGGCAGCGCAGACACTTGGGAGGTGCACTGGTGTAGTATTGCCTGGAGTTCACCTTGCACTCTTCAAGGTTCTTTTTGGTGAGCTACTGTCAAAGGTTGCCGTATTTGTAGATCCAAACATTGACCCCAAAGAATCAAAACCCAGGCGTGGAAGAAAGAAGGACACTGAGAGCCTCATTTCAACAAAGGAATTTAACTTTGATATGCTAACTGCTAACAAGTTGACTTGGCCCGAGTTGGCTAGAAGGTACATGCTAGCTATTTCTTCCATAAATGGGTGCATGGACGTGTCTGACATTTCCAGTCGAGAAGGGGTGAAGTTATTCCGCTGCCTACAAGGTGATGGTGGCATACTGTGCGGAGCAGTACCTGGGGTTGCCGGCATGGAGAAGGATGCCCTG CTGCTTCTGGAGGCGGAAAATTTGATATGCAGTTCTCTATCAAGTGAAGGAAACAAGGTTTTTATGATGGATTACAAATACACTGGTATGATAGATTCTGCTGAGGTGCCTATTGCTGATAATAGAACATTGCCAGATTGGGCAGAACCACTAGAGCCGGTGAGAAAATTACCGACAAATGTGGGAACAAGAATTAGAAAGTGTGTTTATGAAGCTTTGGATCGAAAACCACCAGAATGGGCAAGGAAAACTTTGGAACATTCGATAAGTAAAGAGGTCTACAAGGGTAATGCATCTGGACCAACCAAG AAAGCTGTTTTGTCTGTGTTGTCAGAGGCATGCCGTGTAATAGTGCCAcaaaaacctgaaaacccaagaAATGAAAGGAAAACTATTTCCATCTCAGAGGTTATCTTGAAAAAGTGTCGTATTGCTCTGCGCCATGCCATTTCTTCAGATGAATCTAAGCTTTTTGGGAATTTGCTTGGAACTACTCTAATGAACTCTAATGAGAATGAGGATGAGGGCATCCTTGGCTTTTCTGGTATGGTGCCACGCCCTTTGGACTTCCGCACAATTGATACAAGGTTGGCTATGGGCGCTTACTGTGGATCTTGGGAGACTTTTTTTGAGGATGTGCAAGAG GTAATCCGTAATCTGCACACTGCATTTGCTGATCGAGCTGATGTAGTGGAAATGGTTGCAGAATTGTCTCAGAGTCTTGAATCCTTATATAAGACAGAG GTGCTCGACCTTGTTCAGAAATTTGATTGTCACCTGTCTAATGAGAATACTGATTCAGAAATCCATGAGGAGCTACATGAAATTCTGACTGCAGCAACCAAATTACCTAAAGCTCCATGGGAGGAGGGTGTTTGCAAAGTATGTGGCATTGATAGAGATGATGAAAGTGTTCTCTTATGTGATGAGTGTGACTCGGAATACCATACTTACTGCTTGAATCCACCACTAGCTCGTATACCACAAGGAGACTGGTTCTGCCCATCGTGCATATTGAAGCCAAAGAAAAAATCACGTCTTgaccagggtgctcaggattcaaAACGACAACGAAAAGGAGCAGAGTCTCATGTTCACGACAAACCGTCGTGCATGTCAGGTCAAAAGAAATCACATCCTGACCAGGGTGTTCAGGATCTGAAACGACAACGAAAAGGAGCCTTTCACGACATACTTATTAAGTTAACTGCAGCAATGGAACAAAAGGAGTACTGGGAGCTTAGCACACAAGAG AGAATAAATATGCTGAAATTTCTATGTGATGAAATGCTCAACACAGTCCTGGTAAGAGAACATATAGAAAAATGTCCAGATAAGTTGAATGACCTCCAGCAGAAGTTTCGTGCTTTGAATTTTGAATTGAAAGATTTGAAGTATAAGGAGGAAATGAGGACTTCATATGCTAGACAAAGCAGATGGAGCAAGACTGAACAGCACGTTAGCAATTGTTCTGGACTTGCGGAAAATCAACAGAATGAAGTGGCCATAGCATCAGACCATCTTGAAGAGTCTGAACAAGGTAATACTGGAGTTAACCTCAACCAGCCAGCTGAAGGGACACCTCCTGGGCAACTAAATGTTGGCAAACCTTGCAAAAGTGACAATGGCATGTCTATGGTTGAAGAAAATAAGTCTTTGGAACTTTCTGAACAACCATCAGGGACAGGTAGTGACCGGATTGAAGGGAACATTATGAACGAAAGGTCGCGTGATAACTTCAATTTGGTGGACACTCCTATTGCTGAAAGAGAACCAGTAGCTACACCTCTCAGTACACCGGGTGGGGAGTTGCCTGATGAAAATGCCAGCGCATCCCAAGATAATCTGAAAATGTCAACAACTAGATCACTTGAGCAAGCTGCTGATAATGGTGAAATGGATACTTTATCGGATGAGATTTCAAAAGTGCAGGAGTCAATTGGCACAGTAGAGTCACAACTTAATATGTCATCCCTCAGAAGAGATTGTTTGGGAAAGGATTCCTTGGGTCGATTGTACTGGGTTTTAGGACGATCTGGTAAACGTCCTTTGCTGGTCGCTGATGGAAGCATGCTGATATGCAAGGAGAGGGACATTAACATGGTTAATAGTTACCCCCCATCTACTTCTGATTGTAAAGGATGGAATTCTGCATCTGTTGTCATTTATGAATCGGATGACGAAATCCGTAGTCTTGTTGACTGGCTAAGGGAGTACGATCCAAGGGAAAAGGAGCTGAAAGATGCTATCCAGCAGTGGCAGCGGCATCTTTATCACCTGGGTAATTTTGTTCTCAGTGATCCTCCAATATCCAAGGGGTCGAACAGCGAGCAGCAGCTTATGGACCTTCCCAGTACCAAGGCTGGAGCAATTTTGGAGAAAACATGCCGCTGTGACTGCTTAGAGCCTATATGGCCTGCTCAACACCACTGCGTAGCATGTCATGAGACTTACTCCACATCAACGGAGTATGAAGAGCATGCTGGAAAGTGCAATGGAGATGTCAAGGAGAAGGATTCCGTTGATCCGAGCTCCACTGCCGAGTCCAGAAAACTGAAGTCATGCCCATATGACTTTGAAGAGATTTGCAGAAAATTTACCACAAATGATTCAAACAAGGAGATAGTGAAGGATATTGGACTTATTGGATCAAATGGAGTTCCATCTTTTGTCCCTTCACCTGCATCTTATCTTGAGCCTCCAGTTATTCTGAATAAAAACAAAAAAGATGATATCCCAAATGATTGGGTTTCCTCCTTGGAGGAATGCCAGGCAATGTCTGCACAAAAGTTAGGACAGGAGGGGTCCAATTCTGGTCAAAATTGTCCTGGTAGCACGGGTGATGAAAATGTGTCAAAATCTAAGAAGCCCGCCTCTGATAGTACTTCCTGTGAGGAAGCATCTTCTGCAACAGACAAGCCAACAAGATTGCTAGCTGTTAATGGTGGCTTGGTTCCGGAGTCATCATTGAGGCCTGTTAGAGGAAGAAACTCTCATATCCTAAAGCAGCAGAAGATAAATTTGCTTGATATAGATGCAGCGTTGCCTGAGGAAGCTTTGAGAGCCTCAAAGTCTCAACAAATAAGAAGGCGTTCATGGCGTGCTTTTGTGAAGCATGCAGAATCAATATCCGAG ATGGTACTGGCGACCAGTGTGTTGGAGAGTATGATAAAATCCGAGTTCCTGAAGAATGATTGGTGGTACTGGTCCTCCTTCACAGTAGCTATGAAGACCTCAACTGTATCCTCGCTCGCTCTCAGGATCTACACTCTTGATGACTGTATCATGTACACCAAGGAGCCTAACACCATGGTGGCTGACAGTACAAAGGTTGTAAACAAGGGGGGGAAGAGGAGGAAAGAGCCAGAACCATCAGCGTCTTAA